One genomic region from Bacteroidota bacterium encodes:
- a CDS encoding type II toxin-antitoxin system RelE/ParE family toxin, which produces MALEIVWSKRADKKFDKILEYLSNEWGNNVTKSFVKKVYDFLDILSEFPDIGTLENGEKGIRGFVIIKQVSIFYIIRNNLIIILNFFDNRQSPNKKRF; this is translated from the coding sequence ATGGCTCTAGAAATTGTTTGGTCGAAAAGAGCTGATAAAAAATTTGATAAAATCCTTGAGTATCTTTCTAATGAATGGGGAAATAATGTAACGAAATCATTTGTTAAAAAGGTTTATGATTTCCTGGATATCCTAAGTGAATTTCCGGATATTGGAACACTGGAAAACGGAGAGAAAGGTATCAGAGGATTTGTGATTATCAAGCAAGTCAGCATCTTCTATATTATTCGAAATAACCTGATTATCATTCTGAATTTCTTTGATAACAGGCAGAGTCCCAATAAGAAACGGTTTTAA